The genomic stretch TAATTCCGACCATTTTTGCTTCATCAATTACCAAGGAACTTCTAATACATCTTATCGTTGGGAACTAGTAATAATCTAAAACAGTCTTTTCTTGATACTTACTGCCAACTATTTGTTATTTTATTCTTTGCTCTAGTGAATTACAGATACTGAATACTACCTTTTCCCTTCATAGGGTACATAAACTACTTTTTTGGTTTCAAAGAACTCTTCTTTGAAATAGTCATCAAGGTGATAAGTGACATAGGAGATGGGTAACTCTTCCATTTCTTCATCCACATCGCCACCTTTCAGGTAGAGGATGCCATTGGTAAACTCATTGAAATCTTCTTTTTTAAACTTACCTTTCACCCAAGGATAGAAATTGGCCATGCGCGTGACCGCTCTGCTGACGACAAAATCATATTTTCGCTGGAGTGATTCAGCTCTTGCTTGTTGCGCTTCCACATTGCTTAGCGTTAGGGCTTTAGCGATATCTTTTACCACGGTGATTTTCTTGCCGATGGAGTCAACAAGGTGAAAGTTCGTCCCAGGAAATAGAATGGCCAATGGGATGCCGGGAAAACCACCTCCTGTGCCAATGTCCAGCACCCAAGTGCCGGGTTCAAACTGCATGACTTTGGCAATTCCCAGAGAATGCAGAACATGGTGGAGGTAAAAAGCATCCATGTCTTTTCGGCTGATGACATTGATTTTCTGGTTCCATTCCCGATAGAGGTCTCCCAAAGCTGCGAATTGTTCCTTTTGCTTTTCGGAAAGTTCCGGAAAATAGGATAGTATCAGATCTAATTCCTGGTTCATATGTATTGTGGACGTAATTAAATTTACTGGCTTAAGGAGCTAGGTTTTGAAGGTGAAAAGAGAATGTATTGAAACCAATAGTTTCTTCCCTTTAAAAGCCAAAGCCTTTAAATGTATTTTTGCTTTCCTTGGGCAATTTCATAAAGGAGTTCACGTGAACGGTGCAGTTGAGCTTTTACCGTTCCCAGTGGTTTGTCCAGTTCTTGAGCAATTTCATCATAGGACAGTTCATCAAAATACCTCAACTTTACCAGTTTACGGTATTTCGCTGGAAGTTTGTCTACGAAAATACGTACCATTTCGATCCGTTGGGTTTTGATGAACTCATCCTGAGGGTTGTTGTCATCATCTTCCACGTCTATGTTGACCGAATTCCCACCGTCATCAGTGAGGGTATTGTTCAGGCTCATGGTCTTGAGCTTTTTCTTGCGGATAAAATCGATCGTATTATTCGTGGCGATCCGAAAAAGCCAAGTACTAAAGGTATAATCTTTCTTAAACTTGTGTAAATTTCTGAAGGCCTTGGCAAAAGCTTCCATGGTAAGATCCTCCGCATCATCAGCATCACGGATCATTTTTAAGATCATAAAATAAACCGCCTTTTTATAGCGCTTCATGAGCGTGGCGTAAGCTTGCTGGTCTTTTTGGTCTACAGCTTGGTCTATTAAGTCAAAATCTTCTAGTGCTTTATCTGAGAACCCTCTTTCGTTTATTTCCATCTAACTGTCTTTGATAGGTAACCTTTCGCCCCAATAATCCAAAAATAACTTAAATACATTAAATCGAAAAACATGGTCCATAACACTTTCTTCTGACCTTCGATTTTTTTAATGGCTCTATTGAATGTGGAAAACTGAAGCAATGCCCTTGTAAGTATTATACTGACAATAACGACAATTGGTTCCCACTTTTGCGTAATACTGATCAAAACTATGGATGTA from Echinicola soli encodes the following:
- the rsmG gene encoding 16S rRNA (guanine(527)-N(7))-methyltransferase RsmG, coding for MNQELDLILSYFPELSEKQKEQFAALGDLYREWNQKINVISRKDMDAFYLHHVLHSLGIAKVMQFEPGTWVLDIGTGGGFPGIPLAILFPGTNFHLVDSIGKKITVVKDIAKALTLSNVEAQQARAESLQRKYDFVVSRAVTRMANFYPWVKGKFKKEDFNEFTNGILYLKGGDVDEEMEELPISYVTYHLDDYFKEEFFETKKVVYVPYEGKR
- a CDS encoding RNA polymerase sigma factor; the protein is MEINERGFSDKALEDFDLIDQAVDQKDQQAYATLMKRYKKAVYFMILKMIRDADDAEDLTMEAFAKAFRNLHKFKKDYTFSTWLFRIATNNTIDFIRKKKLKTMSLNNTLTDDGGNSVNIDVEDDDNNPQDEFIKTQRIEMVRIFVDKLPAKYRKLVKLRYFDELSYDEIAQELDKPLGTVKAQLHRSRELLYEIAQGKQKYI